A window of Dysgonomonadaceae bacterium PH5-43 contains these coding sequences:
- a CDS encoding tetratricopeptide (TPR) repeat protein (product_source=COG0457; cath_funfam=1.25.40.10; cog=COG0457; pfam=PF01535; smart=SM00028; superfamily=48452) yields the protein MYEEDKFDLPEDSYSPYFKDWDNALKQNKSPKFLEVEDIEGIFEEYLEESDIDSFRASVKYALAFHPNNEELIIDIMAYMEELSLWKDLYNFAIQYDDIEDAIYPRTSRLKALLHMGLEEDAFGYFQELKKIYSERGELSMIYVAMSEALNSMRLNDAAIKVIKEATSKVGDFLYLNWIELRAYADINDKENALALADRMEKKMSLSYECWEDLAIIFLDLEEYERAIESMEYAKTLGAKSLDLYTALIECYTKNNNPLKALEIAKECIEIYPDTLEVIPIAIVIAIQIEAWDEVFMLIDKIIGIEPSEEIYLCKSDVFIKFGEYKKAIQTLQEGLIALEGDNESIKKQLAELTSQYPDLVD from the coding sequence ATGTACGAAGAAGATAAATTTGACTTACCTGAAGATAGTTATTCTCCTTATTTTAAGGACTGGGATAATGCTTTGAAGCAAAACAAAAGTCCCAAATTCTTAGAAGTTGAAGATATAGAGGGAATATTCGAAGAATATTTAGAAGAATCTGATATTGATTCTTTTAGAGCTTCGGTTAAGTATGCCTTAGCATTTCATCCTAATAATGAAGAACTCATTATAGATATTATGGCATATATGGAAGAACTATCTTTATGGAAAGATTTATACAACTTTGCAATACAATATGATGATATTGAAGATGCAATATATCCTCGCACCAGTAGATTAAAAGCTTTACTTCATATGGGATTAGAGGAAGATGCCTTCGGATATTTTCAAGAACTCAAAAAAATATATAGTGAAAGAGGCGAATTATCGATGATATATGTAGCAATGAGTGAAGCCTTAAACAGTATGCGCCTTAACGATGCTGCCATAAAGGTAATTAAAGAAGCTACATCTAAAGTCGGAGACTTCCTATACTTAAACTGGATAGAACTAAGAGCCTACGCCGATATTAATGATAAAGAAAATGCTCTTGCTCTTGCCGACAGAATGGAAAAGAAAATGTCATTAAGTTACGAGTGCTGGGAAGATTTAGCTATCATTTTTTTGGATTTGGAAGAATACGAAAGAGCTATAGAATCTATGGAATATGCAAAAACATTAGGTGCAAAATCTTTAGACCTCTATACTGCTTTAATCGAGTGTTATACAAAAAATAACAATCCATTAAAGGCTCTCGAAATTGCTAAAGAATGTATTGAAATATATCCCGACACTTTAGAAGTTATTCCTATTGCTATTGTTATTGCTATTCAGATTGAAGCTTGGGACGAAGTTTTTATGCTCATTGATAAAATAATAGGAATAGAACCCAGCGAAGAAATATATCTTTGTAAAAGTGATGTTTTTATAAAGTTTGGTGAATATAAAAAAGCTATACAAACACTTCAAGAAGGACTAATAGCTTTAGAAGGTGATAACGAATCTATAAAAAAACAATTAGCTGAACTAACAAGTCAGTATCCCGACTTAGTTGACTAA
- a CDS encoding HAD superfamily hydrolase (TIGR01509 family) (product_source=TIGR01509; cath_funfam=3.40.50.1000; cog=COG0637; pfam=PF13419; smart=SM01074; superfamily=56784; tigrfam=TIGR01509), which translates to MIKAILFDMDGVLYDSMPNHARAWYETMSALNTVCTPRDFYLYEGRTGDSTINIIFNRSFNRDATAEEIEKIYAQKAKRFNELEVKPKPMSGALDVLTKVKEMGLLRVIVTGSGQKSLFNKLDDNFAGFFDKNLMVTAYDVKYGKPNPEPYLIGLERANIQANEAIVVENAPLGVEAGHSAGIYTIAVNTGPLEDNILLNAGADILFPSMNVLADNIENIVKQRS; encoded by the coding sequence ATGATAAAGGCAATATTATTTGATATGGATGGAGTCTTATACGACTCCATGCCTAATCATGCAAGAGCTTGGTACGAAACAATGTCGGCTCTTAACACAGTGTGTACTCCTCGCGACTTTTATCTTTACGAAGGACGTACTGGCGATTCTACTATTAACATAATTTTCAATCGTTCATTCAATCGAGACGCTACGGCTGAAGAGATAGAAAAGATATACGCTCAAAAGGCTAAAAGATTTAATGAATTAGAAGTAAAACCTAAACCTATGTCTGGCGCCTTAGATGTATTAACTAAGGTAAAAGAAATGGGATTACTAAGAGTTATTGTTACTGGTTCGGGGCAAAAATCCTTATTTAATAAGTTAGATGATAACTTTGCAGGTTTTTTTGATAAAAATCTTATGGTTACAGCATACGATGTTAAATATGGTAAGCCAAACCCAGAACCATATTTAATAGGCTTAGAAAGAGCTAACATACAAGCTAACGAAGCTATAGTTGTGGAAAATGCACCTTTAGGAGTAGAAGCCGGACATTCAGCTGGAATATACACAATAGCCGTAAACACTGGACCTTTAGAAGATAATATTTTATTAAATGCCGGAGCTGATATATTATTTCCATCTATGAATGTATTGGCTGATAATATAGAGAACATAGTAAAACAACGCTCTTAA
- a CDS encoding glutaminyl-tRNA synthetase (product_source=KO:K01886; cath_funfam=2.40.240.10,3.40.50.620; cog=COG0008; ko=KO:K01886; pfam=PF00749,PF03950; superfamily=50715,52374; tigrfam=TIGR00440) has translation MNVEVSSEDKKSLNFIETIVEKDLAEGKNGNKIQTRFPPEPNGYLHIGHAKAICMDFELAKKYGGICNLRFDDTNPTREDVEYVDSIMEDINWLGYNWANVYYASDYFQQLWDFAVQLIKADKAYIDEQSAEEIAQQKGTPTKAGVDSPYRNRPIEESLDLFYKMNSGEIEEGAMVLRAKIDMASSNMHFRDPIIYRVIKYAHHRTGTTWKAYPMYDFAHGQSDYFEGVTHSLCTLEFVPHRPLYDLFIDELKELNGDNTDYRPRQYEFNRLNLTYTVMSKRKLLQLVNENLVNGWDDPRMPTIAGLRRRGYTSDSIRNFIDKIGYTKFEALNDIALLEYSIREDLNIKAKRVSAVIDPVKLIITNYPEGQVEYMEAINNPEDESMGNHEIAFTRELYIEREDFMEDAPKKFFRMTPGKEVRLKNAYIINCTGCKKDEEGNVIEIYAEYDPLTKSGMPESNRKVKGTLHWVSVEHSLPAEVRIYDRLFAVENPGDEKDKDFRELLNPDSLVIKTEARVEKELENAKPLDNFQFQRIGYFNMDPDSTKEHLVFNRTVALKDSWTKIKDK, from the coding sequence ATGAACGTAGAAGTATCATCAGAAGATAAAAAGAGTCTAAATTTTATTGAAACTATAGTAGAAAAAGATTTAGCAGAAGGTAAGAACGGAAACAAAATACAAACTCGTTTTCCTCCTGAACCTAATGGTTACCTACATATCGGACACGCAAAGGCTATATGTATGGACTTTGAACTTGCGAAAAAATATGGAGGAATTTGTAATCTACGTTTCGATGACACAAACCCTACTCGAGAAGATGTAGAATATGTAGACTCTATAATGGAAGATATTAATTGGTTAGGCTATAACTGGGCTAACGTTTATTATGCTTCTGATTACTTCCAACAACTTTGGGACTTTGCTGTGCAACTCATTAAGGCAGACAAAGCGTATATCGACGAACAATCGGCTGAAGAGATAGCTCAACAAAAAGGAACTCCTACTAAAGCTGGAGTTGATTCTCCATATAGAAATAGACCTATTGAAGAAAGTCTTGATTTATTCTACAAGATGAATAGTGGAGAAATAGAAGAAGGAGCTATGGTACTTCGTGCTAAAATTGATATGGCATCTTCTAATATGCATTTCAGAGACCCTATTATATACAGAGTAATTAAATATGCTCATCATAGAACAGGTACAACTTGGAAAGCCTATCCTATGTACGACTTCGCACACGGACAAAGTGATTACTTCGAAGGTGTTACACACTCTCTTTGTACTTTGGAGTTTGTTCCTCACCGTCCTCTTTACGATTTATTTATTGACGAACTTAAAGAACTAAACGGAGATAATACCGACTATCGCCCAAGACAGTACGAGTTTAACCGTCTTAACCTTACTTATACTGTTATGAGTAAGCGTAAACTACTTCAGTTAGTTAATGAAAACTTAGTAAATGGCTGGGACGATCCTCGTATGCCTACTATAGCTGGACTAAGAAGAAGAGGATACACATCAGATTCTATCCGTAATTTTATAGATAAAATAGGATATACTAAATTTGAAGCATTAAACGATATAGCTTTATTAGAATATTCGATAAGAGAAGATCTAAACATTAAGGCTAAAAGAGTTTCTGCAGTTATCGACCCTGTTAAATTAATTATAACTAACTATCCAGAAGGTCAAGTGGAATATATGGAAGCTATTAATAATCCAGAAGACGAATCAATGGGTAATCACGAAATAGCTTTTACAAGAGAACTTTATATAGAAAGAGAAGACTTTATGGAAGATGCTCCTAAGAAGTTCTTTAGAATGACTCCTGGCAAAGAAGTTCGACTTAAAAATGCCTATATTATAAATTGTACGGGCTGTAAAAAAGACGAAGAAGGAAACGTTATTGAAATATATGCAGAGTACGACCCTCTTACAAAAAGCGGAATGCCTGAAAGTAATCGTAAAGTTAAAGGAACATTACATTGGGTATCCGTAGAACATAGCTTACCTGCAGAAGTAAGGATATACGACAGATTATTTGCCGTAGAAAACCCAGGAGATGAAAAGGACAAAGATTTTAGAGAGTTGTTAAATCCTGATTCTCTTGTTATAAAAACAGAAGCTCGAGTTGAAAAAGAATTAGAAAATGCTAAGCCTTTAGATAACTTCCAGTTTCAAAGGATTGGATACTTTAATATGGACCCAGATTCTACTAAAGAACATCTTGTATTTAATAGAACTGTAGCACTGAAAGATTCGTGGACCAAGATAAAAGATAAGTAA
- a CDS encoding 2-oxoglutarate ferredoxin oxidoreductase subunit gamma (product_source=KO:K00177; cath_funfam=3.40.920.10; cog=COG1014; ko=KO:K00177; pfam=PF01558; superfamily=53323; tigrfam=TIGR02175) encodes MQHEIIIAGFGGQGVLSMGKILAYSGLMEDKEVSWFPSYGPEQRGGTANVTVILSDDRISSPVLNEYDIAIVLNQPSLEKFEKTVKSGGILIYDGYGITQPPTRKDIRVFEIDAMNTATAEGNAKAFNMIVLGGMLKITPMVKIESVMAGLKKSLPERHHKLLPMNEKAIMRGMELIKEIK; translated from the coding sequence ATGCAACACGAAATAATTATAGCCGGTTTTGGAGGACAAGGAGTTCTTTCTATGGGTAAAATTTTAGCTTACTCAGGATTAATGGAAGACAAAGAAGTAAGTTGGTTTCCTTCTTACGGTCCAGAACAAAGAGGAGGTACCGCAAATGTAACCGTTATTCTTAGCGACGACAGAATATCTTCTCCTGTATTAAATGAATATGATATAGCAATAGTATTAAATCAGCCTTCGTTAGAAAAATTTGAGAAAACAGTTAAATCTGGTGGCATCTTAATTTACGATGGTTATGGTATTACTCAACCTCCTACTCGCAAAGACATAAGAGTATTCGAGATTGATGCTATGAACACTGCAACTGCCGAAGGTAATGCTAAAGCTTTCAATATGATTGTATTAGGAGGTATGCTTAAAATTACACCTATGGTAAAAATAGAAAGTGTAATGGCTGGACTTAAAAAGTCTCTTCCGGAACGCCATCATAAACTTCTCCCAATGAACGAAAAGGCAATTATGCGCGGAATGGAGTTAATTAAAGAGATAAAATGA
- a CDS encoding 2-oxoglutarate ferredoxin oxidoreductase subunit delta (product_source=KO:K00176; cath_funfam=3.30.70.20; cog=COG1146; ko=KO:K00176; pfam=PF12838; superfamily=54862) codes for MAKIKGSVVVDTNRCKGCDLCVVACPTDVLILGKEVNSKGYNYAQMANPDDCIGCASCGYVCPDGCITVYKVKI; via the coding sequence ATGGCAAAGATAAAAGGTAGTGTTGTTGTAGACACTAATAGATGTAAAGGTTGCGACCTTTGTGTTGTTGCTTGTCCTACAGATGTACTTATCTTGGGAAAAGAAGTTAATAGCAAAGGTTATAATTATGCTCAGATGGCAAACCCTGACGATTGCATTGGTTGTGCAAGTTGTGGATATGTTTGTCCTGATGGTTGTATCACAGTATATAAGGTAAAAATATAA
- a CDS encoding hypothetical protein (product_source=Hypo-rule applied; cleavage_site_network=SignalP-noTM; pfam=PF14121; superfamily=56935; transmembrane_helix_parts=Inside_1_12,TMhelix_13_35,Outside_36_709), producing MKTNKIMNKGERMIFLLFSCLSLFICTSLNAQTLQNTLTIKQDSTINIATKLVDDDHIHDENCNHNHESEYNELSVNDSIQPLYYNLEAPTLNIDTTRIINYWKITERTGEIIPAYPDTFLTDYFNRTNVEGLGTSEAYLGNLGLATESRVFFDRNNRSQFMFIDPFYRYSKTPSNFNFINTKIPHSNISYQRAGSRQVMEERLQAILAINLGKKFNFGFDVDYLYARGYYQSQASKHLEWVFFANYISDRHVLHAFVNPSDYTSAENGGIVDDLDITYPSGDDNTQEFTTNLTNTWNKVKGTQYYLNYRFNLGFDRDTDYTDEDGNVIKQFVPVSSIIYTFNLDDKQKKFYTKNQSSVSNYYKDKTDYFENIATTRDSTSDWNMSNTLGLSLREGFSEWAKFDLTAFITQDFRSFTLMDKTTSYEKNQASTYIGGELAKRKGSILRYNAQGSFGVIGDNIADIDLSGNIETRIPIWGDTASVIGYGSFKNLSPTFYENRYHSKYFWWENDFSKVKKVRFGGKINIPHTNTVFDLGVENITNYIYFNKNGLPTQHGGNIQVVSAQLNQDFQFGALHWDNKLVYQKSSNEKILPLPDFAAYSSLYVQFKVAKVLTIQMGANAHYWTKYYAPSYEPATQQFKLQDYNDAVKVGNYPLLSGFINCHLKQTRFFLQYYNVGSSFINPPEYFSLPHYPVNPAIIKLGLSIDFIN from the coding sequence ATGAAGACTAATAAAATAATGAACAAAGGCGAGAGAATGATATTTTTATTGTTCTCTTGCCTTTCGTTATTTATATGCACCTCTCTTAATGCACAAACATTACAAAACACGTTAACCATAAAACAAGACTCGACAATTAATATTGCTACTAAACTTGTTGATGACGACCACATACATGATGAAAACTGCAACCACAACCACGAATCGGAATATAACGAACTGTCTGTAAATGACAGCATTCAACCACTTTACTACAACCTCGAAGCTCCCACACTGAACATAGATACAACTCGTATTATTAACTACTGGAAAATAACAGAACGTACTGGTGAAATTATTCCTGCATATCCCGACACTTTTCTTACCGATTACTTCAACAGAACTAATGTAGAGGGATTAGGAACTTCGGAAGCTTACCTTGGCAACTTAGGCTTAGCAACCGAATCGAGAGTGTTTTTCGATAGAAACAACCGCTCTCAGTTTATGTTTATAGATCCTTTTTACAGATATTCTAAAACACCAAGTAACTTTAATTTCATAAACACAAAAATACCTCATTCTAATATCTCATATCAGAGAGCTGGTAGCAGACAGGTTATGGAAGAAAGACTACAAGCTATTCTTGCTATTAATTTAGGTAAGAAATTCAACTTCGGATTCGATGTAGATTACCTATACGCAAGAGGGTATTATCAATCTCAAGCTTCAAAACATTTAGAATGGGTATTCTTTGCTAATTATATTTCAGACAGGCACGTACTTCACGCGTTTGTTAATCCTTCGGATTATACATCTGCCGAAAACGGAGGTATAGTCGACGATTTAGACATTACCTATCCTTCGGGAGACGATAATACACAAGAGTTTACAACTAATCTTACCAACACTTGGAACAAAGTTAAAGGAACTCAATACTATCTAAACTATCGCTTTAATTTAGGTTTCGACCGAGATACAGATTACACAGATGAAGACGGAAATGTTATTAAACAGTTTGTTCCTGTTTCGAGCATAATATATACTTTTAACTTAGACGATAAACAGAAAAAATTCTATACTAAAAATCAATCATCAGTAAGTAATTATTACAAAGACAAAACCGACTATTTCGAAAACATAGCAACAACAAGAGATTCTACTTCGGATTGGAATATGAGTAATACTCTTGGTTTATCCTTACGCGAAGGTTTTAGCGAATGGGCTAAATTCGACCTCACAGCTTTTATTACTCAAGATTTCCGTAGCTTTACTTTAATGGACAAAACAACCAGTTACGAAAAAAACCAAGCATCAACTTACATTGGTGGTGAGCTGGCAAAACGAAAAGGTAGCATATTACGCTACAATGCACAAGGTAGTTTTGGCGTTATCGGAGACAATATAGCAGATATAGATTTGTCGGGAAACATAGAAACAAGAATACCAATTTGGGGCGATACGGCATCTGTAATTGGCTATGGTTCGTTTAAGAATTTATCTCCAACGTTTTACGAAAATCGTTACCATAGTAAATACTTTTGGTGGGAAAACGATTTTTCTAAAGTTAAAAAAGTTCGTTTTGGTGGAAAGATTAATATTCCTCACACAAATACGGTTTTCGACTTAGGAGTAGAAAACATTACAAATTATATTTACTTTAATAAAAATGGACTGCCAACGCAGCACGGTGGTAATATACAAGTTGTATCGGCTCAACTAAATCAAGACTTTCAATTTGGGGCTCTACACTGGGACAATAAGTTGGTGTATCAAAAATCGAGTAACGAAAAAATATTACCCCTACCCGACTTTGCAGCATATTCGAGTCTGTATGTTCAATTTAAGGTAGCTAAGGTGTTAACAATACAAATGGGAGCTAACGCCCATTACTGGACTAAATATTATGCTCCTTCTTACGAACCTGCAACTCAACAGTTCAAACTGCAAGATTACAACGATGCTGTTAAGGTAGGAAATTATCCTTTGTTGAGCGGATTTATTAATTGTCATCTTAAACAAACCCGTTTCTTTTTGCAATACTACAATGTAGGTTCGAGTTTTATTAATCCTCCTGAATATTTCTCATTACCGCATTATCCTGTAAATCCTGCAATTATTAAATTAGGACTTAGCATCGACTTCATAAACTAA
- a CDS encoding 2-oxoglutarate ferredoxin oxidoreductase subunit alpha (product_source=KO:K00174; cath_funfam=3.40.50.920,3.40.50.970; cog=COG0674; ko=KO:K00174; pfam=PF01855,PF17147; superfamily=52518,55424) — protein sequence MAEEIKLMKGNEAIAHAAIRYGVDGYFGYPITPQSEIMETLMEEKPWETTGMVVLQAESEVSAINMVYGGAACGKRVMTSSSSPGISLKQEGISYMAGAELPGLIINIMRGGPGLGTIQPSQADYFQTVKGGGHGDYRLITLAPASVQEMADHVALGFDLSFKYNNPAMILSDGVIGQMMEKVVLPEQKSRKTEEEIRKEQPWASLGKPANRDRNVVTSLELDSYLMEQKNVRFQEKYKLIEENEVLYEAIMCDDADYIIVAFGSAARVSQKAIQLAREEGIKVGLFRPITLWPYPSKQLNSYKDKVKGMLSVELNAGQMIEDVKLAVECKVPVEHFGRLGGIVPTPQEVLNALKEKLIK from the coding sequence ATGGCAGAAGAAATAAAATTAATGAAAGGCAATGAAGCTATAGCTCATGCCGCCATTCGTTACGGAGTTGACGGATACTTTGGTTATCCTATAACCCCTCAATCGGAGATAATGGAAACGTTGATGGAAGAAAAACCTTGGGAAACTACAGGTATGGTTGTTCTTCAAGCTGAAAGTGAAGTATCTGCTATTAATATGGTATATGGTGGAGCCGCTTGCGGGAAAAGAGTTATGACATCTTCTTCCAGTCCTGGCATAAGCCTAAAACAAGAAGGCATTTCGTATATGGCAGGAGCTGAACTTCCTGGATTAATAATCAACATTATGCGTGGAGGTCCTGGATTAGGAACAATACAACCAAGTCAGGCCGACTATTTCCAGACAGTAAAAGGTGGCGGACACGGCGATTATCGTTTAATAACTCTTGCCCCTGCTTCTGTTCAAGAAATGGCAGACCACGTAGCTTTAGGATTCGACCTTTCTTTCAAATACAATAATCCTGCAATGATTTTATCTGATGGTGTTATCGGACAAATGATGGAAAAAGTTGTACTTCCAGAGCAAAAGTCAAGAAAAACTGAAGAAGAAATAAGAAAAGAACAACCTTGGGCTTCTTTAGGAAAACCTGCCAATAGAGATAGAAATGTAGTTACTTCGTTAGAATTAGATTCTTATCTTATGGAACAAAAGAATGTTCGCTTTCAAGAAAAGTACAAACTAATAGAAGAAAACGAAGTTCTATATGAAGCTATTATGTGCGACGATGCCGATTATATCATTGTAGCTTTTGGTTCGGCTGCCAGAGTAAGTCAAAAAGCCATTCAATTGGCAAGAGAAGAAGGGATTAAAGTTGGTTTATTCCGTCCTATAACTTTATGGCCATACCCATCTAAGCAACTAAATTCATACAAAGATAAGGTTAAAGGAATGTTATCTGTAGAATTAAACGCAGGACAAATGATTGAAGATGTAAAATTAGCTGTCGAATGTAAAGTTCCAGTTGAACACTTCGGTCGCTTAGGAGGTATAGTTCCAACTCCGCAAGAAGTATTAAACGCTCTTAAAGAAAAATTAATCAAATGA
- a CDS encoding 2-oxoglutarate ferredoxin oxidoreductase subunit beta (product_source=KO:K00175; cath_funfam=3.40.50.970; cog=COG1013; ko=KO:K00175; pfam=PF02775; superfamily=52518): MNTIDIIKPENKVYGKPTLMNDNAMHYCPGCSHGVVHKLIAEVIEDMGMAETTIGIAPVGCAVFAYNYLDIDWIEAAHGRAPAIATAAKRLNPEKMVFTYQGDGDLAAIGTAETIHACNRGENIVIVFINNAIYGMTGGQMAPTTLLDMKTATCPYGRNVALNGYPLKISDLLAQLEGTCLVTRETVHTAAAIKKAKKMLRKAFENAMAGKGTSVVEFVSTCASGWKMTPDQANKWMVANMLPMYPLGVLKEKE; encoded by the coding sequence ATGAATACTATAGATATAATAAAACCAGAAAATAAGGTTTACGGCAAACCTACATTAATGAACGATAATGCTATGCATTATTGTCCTGGTTGTAGTCACGGTGTAGTTCATAAACTAATAGCCGAAGTAATAGAAGATATGGGAATGGCGGAAACAACAATAGGTATAGCTCCTGTTGGTTGCGCTGTTTTTGCTTACAACTATTTAGATATAGATTGGATAGAAGCTGCTCACGGTAGAGCTCCAGCTATTGCAACTGCGGCAAAGAGATTAAACCCTGAGAAAATGGTTTTCACATATCAAGGTGACGGCGACTTAGCAGCTATTGGTACTGCCGAAACTATTCACGCTTGCAATAGAGGTGAAAATATTGTTATCGTATTTATAAACAATGCTATCTATGGTATGACTGGAGGACAAATGGCTCCTACCACACTATTAGATATGAAAACTGCAACTTGTCCTTACGGACGTAATGTTGCTCTTAATGGTTATCCTCTTAAGATTTCTGATTTATTAGCTCAACTTGAAGGAACTTGCTTAGTAACAAGAGAAACAGTTCATACTGCCGCTGCTATTAAGAAAGCAAAGAAAATGCTACGTAAAGCTTTCGAAAATGCTATGGCAGGTAAAGGGACTTCGGTTGTTGAGTTCGTTTCAACTTGTGCTTCAGGTTGGAAGATGACTCCCGACCAAGCTAACAAATGGATGGTAGCAAATATGTTACCTATGTATCCTTTAGGTGTATTAAAAGAAAAAGAATAA
- a CDS encoding hypothetical protein (product_source=Hypo-rule applied; cath_funfam=1.10.10.10; pfam=PF10771; superfamily=46785), whose amino-acid sequence MKEKIGTDAGRLWLVLSEQGPKSVKELKKLTKLKDKEVFAAIGWLAREDKLILEMLDDEMVVSLV is encoded by the coding sequence ATGAAAGAAAAAATTGGAACAGATGCTGGTCGTCTATGGTTGGTTCTATCAGAACAAGGACCAAAATCGGTGAAAGAACTGAAAAAATTAACCAAATTGAAAGACAAAGAAGTTTTTGCCGCTATTGGTTGGTTAGCAAGAGAAGACAAACTTATTTTAGAGATGTTAGACGACGAAATGGTCGTATCTTTAGTTTAA
- a CDS encoding membrane-bound lytic murein transglycosylase F (product_source=KO:K18691; cath_funfam=3.40.190.10; cog=COG4623; ko=KO:K18691; pfam=PF00497; smart=SM00062; superfamily=53850), with product MYKKKANIIIAFSTFLILFACKQDNASIRDYPEIETSGELNIVMEYNSLDYYIYNDTIKGIQYDFAKQVETRSGLKVNIFLENNLETSINKLKQNEYDIIARNIPITNEIKKQLAFTEPITKSKQVLVQNKKQLNDTTFISNQIDLAYKTIHIPLNSPALLRIENLSNEIASPIYIKEDATYTSEQLLYMVAFNEIDYAIVDYNIATNNLKLFPGLDINTDISFTQLQAWAVRDNSPILLDSLNIWLRK from the coding sequence ATGTACAAAAAGAAAGCAAATATAATAATTGCATTTTCAACATTCTTAATTCTCTTTGCCTGCAAGCAAGATAATGCAAGTATAAGAGACTATCCAGAAATAGAAACTTCGGGCGAGCTTAATATTGTTATGGAGTACAACTCATTAGACTATTATATTTATAACGACACCATTAAAGGCATTCAATACGATTTTGCAAAACAAGTTGAAACTCGTTCCGGACTAAAGGTGAATATATTTTTAGAGAACAATCTTGAAACTTCCATAAACAAATTAAAACAAAACGAGTACGACATTATTGCTCGCAACATACCTATAACCAACGAAATAAAGAAACAATTAGCCTTTACCGAACCTATTACTAAAAGTAAACAGGTGTTAGTTCAAAATAAAAAACAATTAAACGATACTACATTTATATCTAATCAGATAGATTTGGCTTACAAAACTATTCACATACCTCTTAATTCGCCAGCTTTATTAAGAATAGAAAATCTTTCAAATGAAATTGCATCTCCTATTTACATAAAAGAAGATGCTACATACACTTCAGAACAACTTCTGTATATGGTTGCCTTTAACGAAATTGATTATGCTATTGTAGATTATAATATAGCAACAAATAATCTAAAGCTATTTCCGGGATTAGATATAAATACTGATATAAGTTTCACTCAGTTACAAGCGTGGGCTGTAAGAGATAATTCTCCAATACTACTCGATAGCTTAAATATCTGGTTAAGAAAATAA